Sequence from the Capsicum annuum cultivar UCD-10X-F1 unplaced genomic scaffold, UCD10Xv1.1 ctg1528, whole genome shotgun sequence genome:
ataAGTGTGATGCGCttgacttttattttaatttgaggtTTCAATGAGCTTGGAGAAGTATTTTcgtaaagtttcaaaaataagttCAACGTCTCAAAATCAATCACCCCAAGATGAAGATGTTGATCAAATAGTACCATCTCACTCTTCTTAGAGACAAAAATTTGATGTAAATGATCTAAAGGCTGACCCCACTGAAAGACCTTCGATTTTGAGTTATCCTCCGAACATTCGTGATGTGATAAGAAGGGCATATATTCTAAAACGTCCTTGTCAACCTCGAGATCATAAGTTTCCTCAAACAGACTTTTTTGGAACTCCACATCGTTTTATTTCTAAATGATTTGACAAATATTCTGATTGGTTGGAATATAGTGTAAGTGCAGATGCAGCTTATTGTTTGCCTTGTTATTTATTTCAAGGCGAAAGCATTCATCAAGATGGTGGTAATACATTTTCGACGAaggaatttaaaaattgacacAGAAAAGATAGCTTTGCAACACACATTGGTCCTCCGAATAGCattcataatcaatcaaaaagTAAGTGTGAAGATCTTATGAGGGAAGAACAATCTATTGAGGTTGCATTTTACAAGTTGAACGAGAAAAGTAAGAATGAATATCGGGTTCAATTAAATGCTTCAATCGATGTGGTCTAATTTTTTCTAAATCAAGGTTTAGCACTCTGTGGTCATGATAAAAGTGAATCATCCTTGAACAAAggtaattttcttgaaaaaatgtGATGACATTAAACCTTATGTGTTAGAAAACgcttcaaaaaataataaaatgatttcTCATGATATTCAAAAAGATATTGTGACTGCGTGTAAGATTGAAACAATCAAAGCTATAATAAAGAATTTAGATGGTGACTACTTTGCTTTGTTGGTTGATGAATCAAGAGACGTATCACGCAAAGAGAAAATGGCTATTTGTTTGCGATATGTTGATAAAAAGGGATTTGTGATAGAAGCATTCATTGGACTTGTTCATGTTAAAGATACTAGCGCTTTATCTCTAAAGAAAGCAATTGTGGATGTACTTGCTCATCATTCTTTAACTTTAGCTTATGTACGAGGGCAAGGTTACGATGGAGAAAGCAATATGCAAGGTGAGTTAGGTGGTCTTAAAACATTAATTAGACAAGAAAGTAGATCGGCTCACTCCGTTCATTATTTTGGTTATCAACTTCAATTGACTCTTGTTACTGTTTCTAAAAGGTGTGTTCAAGTAGGAGAACTTGTATTATTgacttcaaatattttaaatgtgttaggGGCTTCCTTTAAACATGTGGATGaatttcaagaatctcaaaaagaaaaactcaaagaggCATTAGATATGGGTGATCTAGAAACGGGTAGAGGTTTGAATCAAGAACTTGATCTTATTAAAGCCGGTGAGACTCGTTGGGGATCTCACTACAAGTCATTTGAAAACTTTATTAGTAACTTTGCCTCCATTGTTAATGTACTTGATTCTCTTGTTGAAAATACAAGTACTTCGGAAGAAAAAGCTAGCGCATCGGAATTTCTCAGAAGTTGTCAAACTTTTGAGACTGTTTTCTTGTTGCATTTGATGACTGATGTTTTAGGAATCACAAATGATCTTAATGTGTCATTACAGAAAAAGGAACAGGATATTGCTAATGCCATGATTCTTGTAAAAGTAGAAAAGAGAAGATTGCAAGCATTACGAGATAATGAATGGGATCctcttttaaaaaagaatgttgGTTGAGATTCGCTCAAAGAAAAGGTCGAGGCATTTTGTATCAAGCATAGTATTCCATTACCCAATTATGATGAGCCATATGTTAACTCTAGGAGATCACGGCGTAAAGTAGTTGATTATACTACTTTGCACCATTATCGTGTGgatgtattttataaaattattgattggCAGCTACAAGAACTTAATGACCATTTTAATGAGGTGACAAGTGATTTGCTTAATGGTGTAGCTTGCTTGAATTCAATTGATACATTTTCTAGTTTTGACATTAAAAATATATTGGTGATGGCTAAATTATATCCTGATGACTTTGATGAGTTCAACATGAGGGTTTTTGAGAATTAACTTGTTAATCATATTATTGATGTTCGTGATATTGATAAAAGATTCTCCAATTTAGGCGGACTTGGGAAACTTTCAAGAAAGTTGGTTGAGACAAAGAAGCATTTAAGTTATCCTCTTGTATTTCTTTTGGTGAAGTTTGCTTTGCTTCTACCCGTTGCCACTGCATTAGTTGAAAGAGTTTTTTCGGCAATGAAGTATATCAAGAATGATTTGCGGAATCGAATGGATGATGAGTTCTTAGATGGTTGCATAGTGCCTTATGTAGAAAAAAGagtatttaataatatttctaaTGAGTGTATTATAAAAACATTTCAAGGGATGAAGCGTCGCCGAATGCaattgtaattatattttctaaTCAAGCTTTTATTAATAGAATTTGCTTTGTtgactttttttatattatatgttacAACTTGTTatcctatatatttttttatgattagtttggTTCAaagattcttcttcttcaatatacggtttacaatatttttttatgacccacttcttttttttaaaaatatgaacacCATTAACCAAAATTTTGGCTCCGTCACTACCTATTTCTATAGTAGGTTATCGATGAAAGGCTATTTAGGAACTATCATTTGAGTAAAGTTAAATAATGGTGTGTTTTCAAATTTGTGTATGAAAATAAATATGTAGCCTACTTTTATGgtaggttattgatgaaggttATTTAGGAACTATCATTCAAGCAAGATGAATAATGGTGTGTTTTAAGTTTgtgcaagaaaaataaatatgtagcCTAATTTTATGGTAGGTTATTGATGAAAGCTATCATTCAAGCAAGATGAATAATGGTGTGTTTTAAGTTtgtgtaagaaaaataaatatgtagcCTATTTTTATAgtaggttattgatgaaggttATTTAGGAATTATCATTTGAGTAAGTTAAATAATAGTGTGCTTTTAAATttgtgtataaaaaataaatatgtaacttttaaaatttgtgtaagaaaaataaatatataacctACTTTTATAGTAGGTTATTGATTAAAGGTTATTTAGGAACTATCGTTAAAGTAAGTTAAATAATGAtgcatttttaaattttgtgtatgAAAAAAGCAAAATGCATAGCTACCTCTTATCTATGGACTATGGTTAATGATTACGAGTCGAGaagataattatttaaataaagttacttttttaaacaaacaaacaagaaGGGAACAtgctttttcattttctttgtcttttttaattatttaaataaagttacttttttaaacaaacaaacaagaaGGGAACATGCTttgtcttttttaattatttaaataaagttactttttaaaattccaattattcaaataatttttaaaaagttagggtcggttttttctcttttcaccttttttaacttataattattttgatctcTTAGCGTCACATGTCATCTTGTAATTAGTTAATcgatttaattttcttaaataaattaatgatctaataatgtaaatatcatttatcttattatttagCTACAGTTAGGACGGAGTATAGTTATCTCGAGGAAGGATTGAATCACAAGATTTATTGTATGTGTGTTCTATGTTTTCACTATGTGTATTGTCCGAGCTATGATTGAATCAAAAAGATTTATTGTATACAATCttattctctatttttatttttataagagATGATTTTTATAGCTCAAGTGAACCTATGACCTACTATTAATCACGTGACAACAATTTTATTCAACTCTTTATAGCAAAGATTTATCCCGTTAAAAGATTGTCTGCACATATATTTCTATTCTTTTTGACCAAAAGCTTTTCATCttgtataaaatttaatttaagattTGAATAATACGTATAAAGAATACAAATGATATTTCATAGATTTAAGTTTCTTAGTATGTGACAATACTAAACATTTGTAAAATATGTGTCTTAAGAGTTCAAATCTTTGTACATTTTGTTATGAATTTACTGATAAGGCTTagctttctttaatttttaataagtaAAATATGCATGTTTTTTTCCGATATAGAATTTAAATAGCATTCTtatcttttataatattaaaaaattcctaaataatttattatccataataatgaaataaaacatcaaatattattatgTACTTATTAAAATCGATTTtgctaaaaaaagaaagaaaaaactatcGAAACAAAcaagatatttaaaaaattatataaatatttattgaacTTCATCCGCTAATTTGTTTATGTTGGTTGTTGATTTATAGGGTTAATTGCGTGGTCatagtttcccaacctctaatcttttatcAAATATGAACATTACAACTAAATCGttgagcggagatgtaataatccaattaagtttattaaagctatcatcctacgtttgaatcaagtaaggctcctaagtacatccctgtcctaggtgctaagtttaattctttattttataaaagaataaaaacccaaactttatttatttccatgttctatctccccaTTCCTTCTCCCGAGATTAAaaggtcgataatatatgtattttatgggtgatcaatccataaaataattaaaataagaataaacaaacaaccaaatatgataaacagaaattaatcaaaaacaaTAGTGCTCATATTTTTTGCTTTAATCTCAAAAAGAGGATTGTTAGcctataatattcataatcacgattcaaataattaaatacataatataataattaacaactaaataaaaaaattaataaaatctaatAAAGTATACAGTTATGatctaaataattgaatacatgatatgataattgacaaataaataaaaaaattaataaaacctaaTAAAGTGTACAGTCACCGCTAATTTCGTCCAAACCGTGTTCAATTTTATTCCCAGGTGTccacccaaaatataatatatccAAAGTTTTCCCACCTGCCCCAGTGCTTTTTACctaatacatatgcatatataatataaaataaacctAATTTGTGTAGTCTTAAAATACTTGCACGTTTTCCAAGGTAATTCCCACACAAAGATGAGTGCAGAACCTAAATATGTTatcatatttaaaaagaaataaatctaTGTCATTgatttaaaaagttataaaaatgaGTTGTTTGCATAAAATAAGTGcataatattcttttttattttaataccattaaaataagataatatactaaataaatgCACTATCCATTTATTTTATGGATAGTACACTAAAAAAGtacactattaattattttttatatattgcaCTTCTTTTATGCATTATTCCCCTTTTTCTAGTTTAGTACATTTTTTAGTGCACTATTCATCAAATAAATGGATAGTGCATTAAAAAAGTGCACTATAAATTATTTTGCTATCTTGCACTTCTTTTGTAAGATGAAATTTTACGTATTTTATTATcagatgaaattttaatttttttattatattaaattgcAATATAACGTACAATGTAAAAAGTTACGTATTTGTATGTCAATGAATGGTGTAATTTTTGATGAGATAAAATTTTacgtattttattttgagatgaaaGTTTAATTTCTTTATAACACCAAATTGCAGCATAATGTACAGTgtaaaaaattacatattttcTTCGTCAGTTTCAGGAATTACGTCGAATTCATGTTGTGTTG
This genomic interval carries:
- the LOC124890321 gene encoding LOW QUALITY PROTEIN: zinc finger MYM-type protein 1-like (The sequence of the model RefSeq protein was modified relative to this genomic sequence to represent the inferred CDS: substituted 3 bases at 3 genomic stop codons), which encodes LALCGHDKSESSLNKGNFLEKMXXHXTLYIVTACKIETIKAIIKNLDGDYFALLVDESRDVSRKEKMAICLRYVDKKGFVIEAFIGLVHVKDTSALSLKKAIVDVLAHHSLTLAYVRGQGYDGESNMQGELGGLKTLIRQESRSAHSVHYFGYQLQLTLVTVSKRCVQVGELVLLTSNILNVLGASFKHVDEFQESQKEKLKEALDMGDLETGRGLNQELDLIKAGETRWGSHYKSFENFISNFASIVNVLDSLVENTSTSEEKASASEFLRSCQTFETVFLLHLMTDVLGITNDLNVSLQKKEQDIANAMILVKVEKRRLQALRDNEWDPLLKKNIDVRDIDKRFSNLGGLGKLSRKLVETKKHLSYPLVFLLVKFALLLPVATALVERVFSAMKYIKNDLRNRMDDEFLDGCIVPYVEKRVFNNISNECIIKTFQGMKRRRMQL